One stretch of Kogia breviceps isolate mKogBre1 chromosome 18, mKogBre1 haplotype 1, whole genome shotgun sequence DNA includes these proteins:
- the LOC131744445 gene encoding LOW QUALITY PROTEIN: ATP-binding cassette sub-family C member 12 (The sequence of the model RefSeq protein was modified relative to this genomic sequence to represent the inferred CDS: inserted 1 base in 1 codon): MRYRGNTPLVLNGLNLNIQSRQTVGIVERTGSGKSSLGTALFRLVEPASGTILNDGMDICTVGLEDLRTKLTGIPQDPVLFVGTVRYNLDPFESHSDEMLWQVLERTFVRDTIMKLPEKLQAEVTENGDNFSVGERQLLCMARVLLRNSKIILLDEASASMDSQTDTXVQSTIRDAFKDCTVLTFAHRLNTVLNCDRILVLENGKVVEFDKPEVLAEKPDSVFAMLLAAENKVRL, from the exons ATGAGATACAGAGGCAACACTCCCCTTGTTCTCAACGGGCTGAACTTGAACATCCAGAGCCGGCAGACAGTTGGGATTGTTGAAAGAACAGGTTCTG GCAAGTCGTCCTTAGGAACGGCCTTGTTTCGTCTGGTGGAGCCCGCCAGTGGCACAATCCTCAATGATGGCATGGATATCTGTACTGTAGGTTTGGAAGACCTCAGAACCAAGCTGACTGGGATCCCCCAGGATCCTGTCCTGTTTGTAGGTACAGTAAG GTACAACTTGGATCCCTTTGAGAGTCACAGCGATGAGATGCTCTGGCAGGTTCTGGAGAGAACATTCGTGAGAGACACA ATAATGAAACTCCCAGAGAAATTACAGGCAGAAGTCACAGAAAATGGAGACAACTTCTCAGTAGGGGAACGTCAGCTGCTTTGTATGGCCCGAGTGCTTCTCCGTAATTCAAAA ATCATTCTCCTTGATGAAGCCTCTGCCTCCATGGACTCTCAGACCGACA TTGTTCAGAGCACCATCAGAGATGCCTTCAAAGACTGCACTGTGTTGACCTTTGCCCACCGCCTCAACACGGTCCTCAACTGTGACCGCATCCTGGTCCTGGAAAACGGGAAG GTGGTCGAGTTTGATAAGCCTGAAGTCCTTGCTGAGAAGCCAGATTCTGTGTTTGCGATGTTACTAGCAGCAGAAAACAAAGTCCGACTATAA